GACCGCGATCAGACAATCGTTGTTCACGATCTGATCAACGACTAAGCACTCTTAAGTTCACGACGACGGCGGGTCGCCCGAGGTTCCTCACGGAACTTACGGGCGGCCCGCCGTCGCTGTATGAAGTACTCGGCCACCACCAGATTGATCACCCAGGCCGCCCCCATGAGCACAGCCCGCACGGTCTGGTCAGTGGGGCCTACGATCAGCATCCATGACAGCAGAACCAGCGCCTGCGTCCCGGCTCCCACGGCGATTGCGTAGGCTCGCGTCATCCATGCACCGTGTGCAGCAAAGTCCCGCCGGCGTATCGCCAGCAGACCCAGCATGATGCTTCCCAGCATTCCGAAGCCGAAGATCAGGCGAAGAACCAGGAGGGACTGGCCGTCGGTTTCCGGGAGGGTGTAGAACACGGACATCCACAGGCCGGACAAGGCAGCTAGCAGCCCTGCCGGAACCAGGACGCGCCCGGCTGCCTGGTGCCAGGACCGTGTGCGCCGCTGAGGTTGGGAGCCGCGTTGACGCGGGTTAACGCGTCGAAGAGCGGGGACGAATTGAATCGCTCCCAGCAGGCTGTACACGGTGACTGTGACGATATGGGTCACCATCGGGATGGGCGAAGCGAAGAACCTGGCGTTCTCAGGCGTCACAGTTGCGCCGCCGGTGAGTTGGGTGAGGCGCGCCGCGCCGGCGATCACCGGGATGAGGCTGAGGATGATCAGCGCTGCGGGCACGCCCCAATTGATGCCGCGGCTCCGCGCCGAGGGGGTGGTTGTGGATGTCATGGCTGCTGCCTGCGTTCTTGGGTTGTTGGATGTTCTTCTATCACCGTGTGGGCTAGGTGTACGGTGTACACCTCTGTGGACCAAACACTAGGTGTACGCTGTATACCTGTCAAGGCCTAAACAGCCGTGGCTGAGTGTGAAGAAGGGAATTCCCATGACCCAGCTAGTGGAGACGCCGCGGCGGCTTCCTCTGAACCGTGACCGTGTGCTGCGCTCGGCCATTGCCCTGGCGGACACTGAGGGGATCGAAGCGCTCAGCATGCGCAGGCTGGCGCAGGAGCTTGGCGTTGTTCCCATGGCTCTCTACAAGCACGTCGCTAATAAGGAAGAACTCCTTG
This genomic interval from Paenarthrobacter aurescens TC1 contains the following:
- a CDS encoding putative integral membrane protein; this encodes MTSTTTPSARSRGINWGVPAALIILSLIPVIAGAARLTQLTGGATVTPENARFFASPIPMVTHIVTVTVYSLLGAIQFVPALRRVNPRQRGSQPQRRTRSWHQAAGRVLVPAGLLAALSGLWMSVFYTLPETDGQSLLVLRLIFGFGMLGSIMLGLLAIRRRDFAAHGAWMTRAYAIAVGAGTQALVLLSWMLIVGPTDQTVRAVLMGAAWVINLVVAEYFIQRRRAARKFREEPRATRRRRELKSA